A genome region from Mesorhizobium sp. B2-1-8 includes the following:
- a CDS encoding RtcB family protein: MTEILSGQDLIDAGMPQGKWFGKALAAANAVLEKGGSQGDALEAARAFAPPPAIPLHAASSMPLHLNIEAETPDEAANVEAVMRSMTELMRTPVIRAGAIMPDACPAGPAGTIPVGGVAVSEGIHPGMHSADICCSMAISVFPGVAPVALLDAIHGVTHFGPGGRPRGQQIRPAKEIFERFEANPLLRDLTSAAIEHFGTQGDGNHFAYVGTLKSSGETALVTHHGSRSPGARLYSKGMRIAEGVRKTLSPETLPQNAWIPADTREGDEYWDALQTIREWTKGNHMLIHDLAAEKLSAKVSDRFWNEHNFVFRRSDGLFYHGKGATPAFDNWADDATDLTLIPLNMAEPVLIVRGKNAVHGLGFSPHGAGRNFSRTQHRRMQAGRSDADIFAQETKGIDARFFSGVTDISELPSAYKNAASMRRQIEHFGLAEIVDEVLPYGCIMAGDWEANAPWRKKWEARQQQGR, translated from the coding sequence ATGACCGAGATTTTGAGTGGACAGGATTTGATCGACGCCGGCATGCCGCAGGGCAAATGGTTCGGCAAGGCGCTGGCCGCCGCCAATGCGGTGCTGGAGAAGGGTGGATCGCAGGGCGATGCGCTGGAGGCCGCGCGCGCTTTCGCGCCGCCGCCCGCCATTCCGCTGCATGCGGCTTCCTCGATGCCACTGCACCTCAACATCGAGGCCGAAACGCCTGACGAAGCCGCCAATGTCGAAGCGGTGATGCGCTCGATGACCGAGCTGATGCGCACGCCGGTGATCCGCGCCGGCGCCATCATGCCGGACGCCTGCCCGGCTGGTCCGGCGGGCACGATTCCGGTCGGCGGCGTCGCCGTGTCCGAAGGCATCCACCCCGGCATGCATTCTGCCGACATCTGCTGCTCGATGGCGATCTCGGTATTTCCCGGCGTGGCGCCCGTCGCGCTGCTCGATGCCATTCATGGGGTCACCCATTTCGGACCGGGCGGGCGTCCGCGGGGCCAGCAGATCCGGCCGGCCAAGGAGATCTTCGAGCGTTTCGAGGCCAACCCCTTGCTGCGCGACCTGACCAGTGCCGCGATCGAGCATTTCGGCACGCAGGGCGACGGCAACCATTTCGCCTATGTCGGCACGTTGAAGTCGAGTGGCGAGACGGCGCTGGTCACCCATCACGGCTCGCGCTCGCCTGGCGCGCGGCTCTACAGCAAGGGGATGAGGATCGCCGAGGGCGTCCGCAAGACGCTGTCGCCGGAAACCTTGCCGCAGAACGCCTGGATCCCGGCCGACACGCGGGAAGGCGATGAGTATTGGGACGCCCTGCAAACGATCCGCGAATGGACCAAGGGCAACCATATGCTCATCCACGACCTAGCGGCCGAAAAGCTGTCGGCGAAGGTGTCGGACCGGTTCTGGAACGAGCACAACTTCGTCTTCCGCCGCTCGGATGGGCTATTCTACCACGGCAAGGGCGCCACACCGGCATTCGACAACTGGGCCGACGACGCCACCGATCTGACGCTGATCCCGCTCAACATGGCGGAACCGGTGCTGATTGTACGTGGCAAGAACGCGGTGCACGGGCTTGGCTTCTCGCCTCACGGCGCCGGGCGCAATTTCTCGCGCACCCAGCACCGGCGCATGCAGGCGGGGCGCAGCGACGCCGATATCTTCGCGCAGGAGACGAAGGGCATCGATGCTCGCTTCTTCTCCGGCGTGACGGATATTTCGGAGTTGCCGAGCGCCTACAAGAACGCGGCCTCGATGCGCCGCCAGATCGAGCATTTCGGTCTGGCGGAGATCGTCGACGAAGTGCTGCCTTATGGCTGCATCATGGCCGGCGACTGGGAGGCGAACGCGCCATGGCGCAAGAAGTGGGAAGCGCGCCAGCAACAGGGGCGCTAA
- a CDS encoding helix-turn-helix domain-containing protein translates to MSQNSIPDFFVYGEPVRPLDVGFLHVETVLARSNIHLGQVAAHKHPQMGQITYWTSGSGTYRIEDRSWDFSAPAVSFVPSNVVHGFSIGPGTDAIVVSVADDALATLAGDSLLPLDRPVFADAFPQHAAWQRLATVLDMIAAEYAEAQAGNDKVLPALIVVALSHIARLAPARVAATASSDATLAFGLRRLVDAHFRENWPVDRYVEALATTPHLLDKAAHAVLGSGVKRVVGDRRLLEAKRLLLFTVRTVEDIAYEIGFDDPAYFSRFFRERIGEAPAAWRRRQLRDQ, encoded by the coding sequence ATGAGTCAGAATTCGATTCCCGATTTCTTCGTCTACGGCGAACCGGTGCGGCCGCTCGATGTCGGCTTCCTTCATGTCGAGACAGTGCTTGCGCGCAGCAACATTCACCTCGGTCAGGTTGCCGCGCACAAGCACCCGCAAATGGGCCAGATCACCTACTGGACCAGCGGTTCCGGTACTTACCGCATCGAGGATCGGTCCTGGGACTTTTCGGCGCCGGCCGTCAGCTTCGTGCCGAGCAATGTCGTGCATGGTTTTTCGATCGGGCCAGGCACCGACGCCATCGTCGTATCCGTCGCCGACGATGCGTTGGCCACGCTCGCCGGCGACAGCCTGCTGCCGCTGGACCGGCCGGTCTTCGCCGACGCCTTCCCGCAGCACGCTGCATGGCAAAGACTGGCGACGGTGCTGGACATGATCGCCGCCGAGTACGCCGAGGCGCAGGCGGGCAACGACAAGGTGCTGCCGGCGCTGATCGTCGTCGCGCTCTCCCATATTGCGCGTCTTGCGCCCGCGAGAGTGGCCGCCACGGCGTCTTCCGATGCGACACTGGCCTTTGGCTTGCGCCGGCTTGTCGATGCGCATTTCCGCGAGAATTGGCCGGTCGACCGCTACGTCGAGGCTCTCGCCACCACGCCGCATTTGCTCGACAAGGCCGCGCACGCGGTGTTGGGCAGTGGCGTCAAGCGGGTGGTCGGCGATCGCCGACTGCTGGAAGCCAAGCGTCTGCTGCTGTTCACCGTGCGCACGGTCGAGGACATCGCCTACGAGATCGGCTTCGACGACCCGGCCTATTTCTCACGCTTCTTCCGCGAGCGGATCGGCGAGGCCCCAGCCGCCTGGCGGCGGAGGCAGTTGCGGGACCAGTGA
- a CDS encoding 4-hydroxyphenylacetate 3-hydroxylase N-terminal domain-containing protein, whose translation MRSEDFRADKARPFTGAEYLESLRDGREVYINGERIADVTAHPAMRNSARSLARLYDVLHDGKRRETLTSPTDTGSGGYTHKYFRVAKSSGELAAQQTAIAEWSRMSYGWMGRTPDYKAALMNTLGANADWYGPFKDNALAWHKRAQEAVLFMNHAIVNPPIDRHKPAEQVKDVFVHITKETDAGIFVSGAKVVATSSALTHYNFLAQGSATVTEDPSLSVMFIVPMNAPGIKMFCRVSYEQTANTVAAPFDYPLSSRFDENDAILVLDNVFIPWEDVLVLRDAQKILSFHPASGFMHGYCFQGCTRFAVKLDFLAGLLAKALRATGGDAFRGNQAALGEVIALRHMFWSFSNAMAHNPIPWANGAVLPNLDAALAYRTFMSEAYPRVIDTVRRVVASGLIYLPSSVRDFNNPEIDKYLTQYVRGSNDMGHVERIKIMKLLWDATGTEFGGRHALYELNYAGAPEEVRLQVLKGAERGGQLKAMEELVDTCMADYDENGWTGDTWLPPLGSTAG comes from the coding sequence ATGCGATCAGAAGATTTTCGCGCGGATAAAGCGCGCCCGTTCACCGGGGCCGAATACCTGGAGAGCCTGCGCGATGGACGCGAGGTCTATATCAATGGCGAACGCATCGCCGACGTCACCGCGCACCCCGCCATGCGCAACTCGGCGCGGTCGCTGGCGCGGCTCTATGATGTGCTGCATGACGGCAAGCGTCGTGAGACGCTGACCTCGCCGACCGACACCGGTTCGGGCGGCTACACCCACAAATACTTCCGCGTCGCCAAATCCTCCGGCGAACTCGCGGCCCAGCAGACGGCGATCGCCGAGTGGTCGCGCATGTCCTATGGCTGGATGGGGCGCACGCCTGACTACAAGGCGGCGCTGATGAACACGCTCGGCGCCAATGCCGACTGGTACGGACCGTTCAAGGACAATGCGCTGGCCTGGCACAAACGTGCGCAGGAAGCCGTGCTGTTCATGAACCACGCCATCGTCAACCCACCAATCGACCGCCACAAGCCGGCCGAGCAGGTGAAGGACGTGTTCGTCCACATCACCAAGGAAACGGATGCCGGTATTTTCGTTTCCGGCGCCAAGGTGGTGGCGACGTCCTCGGCGCTGACGCACTACAATTTCCTGGCGCAAGGCTCCGCGACGGTCACCGAGGATCCGTCGCTGTCGGTGATGTTCATCGTGCCGATGAACGCGCCGGGGATAAAGATGTTCTGCCGCGTTTCCTATGAGCAGACCGCCAATACCGTGGCGGCACCGTTCGACTATCCCTTGTCGTCGCGCTTCGACGAGAACGACGCCATCCTGGTGCTCGACAACGTCTTCATCCCCTGGGAGGACGTGCTGGTGCTGCGCGATGCGCAAAAGATCCTGTCCTTCCATCCGGCGTCGGGCTTCATGCACGGCTATTGTTTCCAGGGCTGCACGCGCTTCGCCGTCAAGCTCGATTTCCTCGCCGGCCTGCTGGCCAAGGCATTGCGCGCCACCGGCGGCGACGCCTTTCGCGGCAACCAGGCGGCACTGGGCGAAGTCATTGCTCTGAGGCACATGTTCTGGAGTTTCTCCAATGCCATGGCCCACAACCCGATCCCGTGGGCGAACGGTGCGGTGCTGCCCAATCTCGATGCCGCGCTCGCCTATCGCACCTTCATGTCGGAGGCCTATCCGCGCGTCATCGACACGGTGCGCCGGGTGGTCGCGTCGGGGCTGATCTACCTGCCGTCCTCGGTGCGCGACTTCAACAATCCCGAGATCGACAAATATCTGACGCAATATGTGCGCGGCTCCAACGATATGGGCCATGTCGAGCGCATCAAGATCATGAAGTTGCTGTGGGACGCGACCGGCACCGAGTTCGGCGGCCGCCATGCGCTCTATGAACTCAACTATGCCGGCGCGCCGGAAGAGGTGCGGCTGCAGGTACTGAAGGGCGCCGAGCGCGGCGGGCAGCTGAAGGCGATGGAGGAACTCGTCGATACCTGCATGGCCGACTATGACGAGAACGGCTGGACAGGCGACACCTGGCTGCCGCCGCTTGGCTCGACGGCCGGGTGA
- a CDS encoding flavin reductase, with translation MAAQISKADFRDAMARVCAPVNIITTDGPAGRGGFTATAMCSVSDEPPTLLVCMNGRSTQAAMFLANRRFCVNVLTHDHMHLAGKFAGATRDMAARYEAARWQTLASGTPALSDAIVNFDCEIETVHLVGTHNVMVGRVIDVRHGSGGSALLYVDRNYTQPTRLGSFGG, from the coding sequence ATGGCCGCGCAGATTTCGAAGGCCGATTTCCGCGACGCCATGGCGAGGGTCTGCGCGCCGGTCAACATCATCACCACCGATGGGCCGGCGGGACGCGGCGGCTTCACCGCCACCGCCATGTGCAGCGTCTCCGACGAGCCGCCGACGCTGCTTGTGTGCATGAACGGACGTTCGACGCAGGCGGCGATGTTCCTGGCCAACCGGCGCTTCTGCGTCAACGTGCTGACGCATGACCATATGCACCTGGCCGGAAAGTTTGCCGGCGCGACCAGGGACATGGCGGCCCGTTACGAGGCCGCGCGCTGGCAGACACTGGCCTCGGGCACGCCGGCACTGTCGGACGCCATCGTCAACTTCGATTGCGAGATCGAGACCGTGCACCTCGTCGGCACGCACAATGTCATGGTCGGCCGCGTCATCGACGTCAGGCACGGCAGCGGCGGCTCGGCGCTGCTCTATGTCGACCGCAACTACACACAGCCGACGCGATTGGGGAGTTTCGGGGGGTGA
- the hpaR gene encoding homoprotocatechuate degradation operon regulator HpaR, with protein MALLHAREAVMARFRPMLAAHDVTEQQWRVLRVLSEAGPVEATELADRASVLPPSLTRIIKALEGRKFITRNKAEGDGRRVVLTIAPAGSALIDALSPERRVIYDDIEQRFGHERLEQLLDLLESLIDGES; from the coding sequence ATGGCATTGCTTCACGCCCGCGAAGCAGTGATGGCGCGGTTTCGCCCGATGCTTGCCGCGCATGACGTGACCGAGCAGCAATGGCGCGTGCTGCGCGTGCTGAGCGAGGCCGGGCCGGTCGAGGCGACCGAGCTTGCCGATCGCGCCTCCGTGCTGCCGCCCAGTCTGACCCGCATCATCAAGGCGCTCGAGGGCCGGAAATTCATCACCCGCAACAAGGCGGAAGGCGACGGCCGCCGCGTCGTGCTGACCATCGCGCCGGCGGGCTCCGCGCTGATCGACGCGCTGTCGCCGGAGAGGCGTGTCATCTACGACGACATCGAGCAGCGGTTCGGCCACGAGCGGCTGGAGCAGCTGCTCGATCTCCTGGAGAGCCTGATCGACGGCGAGAGTTGA
- a CDS encoding 5-carboxymethyl-2-hydroxymuconate Delta-isomerase, with translation MPHFSIEYSANLDAKVDMDELCALVLRTVLDTGLFETGAVRVRAFRADAYAIADHLPENAFLDMSFRIGAGRSAEDKKRTGEAVFAAISQFLRRLFETPHFALSLEIREIDPVLSWKKNAIHPRLRDK, from the coding sequence GTGCCGCACTTCTCCATCGAGTATTCGGCCAATCTCGATGCCAAGGTCGATATGGATGAATTGTGCGCGCTGGTGTTGCGCACGGTGCTGGACACCGGTCTGTTCGAGACCGGCGCCGTGCGGGTGCGGGCCTTTCGCGCTGACGCCTACGCCATTGCCGATCACCTGCCGGAAAACGCCTTTCTCGATATGTCGTTTCGCATCGGTGCCGGCCGCAGCGCGGAGGACAAGAAGCGGACCGGCGAGGCCGTGTTCGCGGCGATTAGTCAATTTCTCCGCCGCTTGTTCGAGACTCCGCATTTCGCCTTGTCGCTGGAGATCAGGGAAATCGACCCGGTGCTGAGCTGGAAGAAGAATGCAATCCACCCGCGGCTGCGCGACAAGTGA
- the hpaE gene encoding 5-carboxymethyl-2-hydroxymuconate semialdehyde dehydrogenase, whose product MSDLEGNLKKAHAYLARFKTDGVLNQIGGEAVPAADGSTFETLSPVDLQPLAKVARGDAADIDRAAKAAKGAFPAWAALPGEARKKLLHRIADAIEARAEEIAFVECMDTGQALKFMAKAALRGAENFRFFADRAPQARDGETLRTPGQVNMTTRVPIGPVGIITPWNTPFMLSTWKIAPALAAGCTVVHKPAEFSPLSARLLVEIAEEAGLPKGVWNLVNGLGEYAGKALTEHPDIKAIGFVGESRTGSMIMRQGADTLKRVHFELGGKNPVIVFADADLERAADAAVFMIYSLNGERCTSSSRLLVEAPVYDRFTDLVAEKAKRIRIGHPLDPKTVVGPLIHPVHEEKVLSYIEIGKSEGAVVAAGGGKFAGPGGGCYVSPTLFTGATNRMRIAQEEIFGPVLTAIAFKDEAEALALANDTQYGLTGYLWTSDVTRAFRFTEALDAGMIWVNSENVRHLPTPFGGVKNSGIGRDGGDHSFDFYMETKNIAFATSAHAIQKLGG is encoded by the coding sequence ATGTCCGATCTCGAAGGCAATCTGAAAAAGGCGCACGCCTACCTCGCCCGCTTCAAGACCGACGGCGTGCTGAACCAGATCGGCGGCGAGGCGGTGCCGGCCGCCGACGGCTCGACCTTCGAGACGCTGTCGCCGGTCGATCTGCAGCCACTGGCCAAGGTCGCGCGCGGCGACGCCGCCGACATCGACCGTGCGGCCAAAGCGGCGAAGGGGGCTTTCCCGGCCTGGGCCGCCTTGCCGGGCGAGGCGCGCAAGAAGCTGTTGCACAGAATCGCCGATGCGATCGAGGCGCGCGCCGAGGAGATCGCCTTCGTCGAGTGCATGGACACCGGCCAGGCGCTGAAGTTCATGGCCAAGGCCGCGTTGCGGGGCGCCGAAAACTTCCGCTTCTTTGCCGACCGCGCGCCGCAAGCGCGCGACGGCGAGACGCTGCGGACCCCGGGCCAGGTCAATATGACGACGCGGGTGCCGATCGGGCCGGTCGGCATCATCACGCCGTGGAACACGCCGTTCATGCTGTCGACCTGGAAGATCGCGCCGGCCTTGGCCGCCGGCTGCACCGTCGTTCATAAGCCGGCTGAGTTCTCGCCGCTCAGCGCGCGGCTGCTTGTCGAGATCGCCGAGGAGGCCGGCCTACCGAAAGGGGTGTGGAACCTGGTCAATGGCCTCGGTGAATATGCCGGCAAGGCACTGACCGAGCATCCCGACATCAAGGCGATCGGCTTCGTCGGCGAAAGCCGCACCGGCTCGATGATCATGCGCCAAGGCGCCGATACGCTGAAGCGCGTGCATTTCGAGCTCGGCGGCAAAAACCCGGTGATCGTCTTCGCCGACGCCGATCTCGAACGCGCGGCGGATGCGGCGGTGTTCATGATCTATTCGCTCAACGGCGAGCGCTGCACCTCATCGTCGCGGCTGCTGGTGGAAGCCCCGGTCTATGACCGGTTCACCGATCTGGTGGCGGAGAAGGCAAAGCGCATCAGGATAGGCCATCCGCTCGATCCGAAAACCGTGGTCGGGCCGCTGATCCATCCGGTGCACGAGGAAAAGGTGCTGTCCTATATCGAGATCGGCAAATCGGAAGGTGCCGTGGTCGCCGCCGGCGGTGGCAAGTTCGCCGGCCCCGGCGGCGGCTGCTATGTCAGCCCGACACTGTTCACGGGCGCCACCAACAGGATGCGCATCGCCCAGGAAGAAATCTTCGGACCGGTGCTGACCGCCATCGCTTTCAAGGACGAGGCGGAGGCGCTGGCGCTGGCCAACGACACGCAATACGGCCTGACCGGCTATCTCTGGACATCGGACGTCACCCGCGCCTTCCGCTTCACCGAAGCGCTGGACGCCGGCATGATTTGGGTCAATTCGGAGAATGTACGCCATCTGCCGACGCCGTTCGGCGGCGTCAAGAATTCCGGCATCGGCCGCGACGGCGGCGACCATTCCTTCGATTTCTACATGGAGACCAAGAACATCGCCTTCGCCACGTCAGCGCACGCGATCCAGAAACTCGGCGGCTGA
- the hpaD gene encoding 3,4-dihydroxyphenylacetate 2,3-dioxygenase, giving the protein MPLPKPNLYPAFNIVRLSHVELAVTDLAKSRAFYVDTLGLQVTDETSGAIYLRAMEERGHHCIVLKTATTAEARDLGFKVYSEEDLDKAEHFFRGKGMPVEWVERPYQSRTFRTRDPHGIPLEFYATMERLPPIHQKYALYKGVKPLRIDHFNCFSPDVDESVAFYNELGFRVTEYTEDASSGKLWAAWTHRKGGVHDIAFTNGVGPRLHHVAFWVPTPLNIIDLLDLMATTGYLPNIERGPGRHGISNAFFLYVRDPDNHRIEIYCSDYQTVDPDLEPIKWDLKDPQRQTLWGAPAPKSWFEEGSVFAGAEVRQPGLAASPIIAP; this is encoded by the coding sequence ATGCCCTTGCCCAAGCCCAACCTCTATCCGGCCTTCAACATCGTGCGGCTGAGCCATGTCGAACTGGCCGTCACCGATCTCGCCAAATCCCGAGCTTTCTATGTCGATACGCTCGGCCTGCAGGTCACCGACGAGACATCAGGCGCCATCTACCTCAGGGCCATGGAGGAGCGTGGCCATCACTGCATCGTGCTGAAGACGGCGACAACGGCGGAAGCGCGCGATCTCGGTTTCAAGGTGTATTCCGAAGAAGACCTCGACAAGGCCGAGCATTTCTTCAGGGGCAAGGGCATGCCGGTCGAATGGGTCGAGCGTCCCTACCAGTCGCGCACCTTCCGCACGCGTGACCCGCACGGCATTCCGCTCGAATTCTACGCGACGATGGAGCGCTTGCCGCCGATCCACCAGAAATACGCGCTCTACAAGGGCGTCAAGCCGTTGCGCATCGACCATTTCAACTGCTTCTCGCCTGATGTCGACGAGTCCGTCGCCTTCTACAACGAGCTCGGTTTTCGCGTCACCGAATACACCGAGGACGCCAGCAGCGGGAAGCTGTGGGCGGCCTGGACGCACCGCAAGGGCGGCGTCCATGACATCGCCTTCACCAATGGCGTCGGCCCGCGCCTGCACCATGTCGCCTTCTGGGTGCCGACGCCGCTCAACATCATCGACCTGCTCGACCTGATGGCGACGACCGGGTATCTGCCGAACATCGAGCGCGGCCCCGGCCGGCACGGCATTTCCAACGCGTTCTTCCTTTATGTGCGCGATCCCGACAACCACCGCATCGAGATCTATTGCTCGGACTACCAGACGGTCGATCCCGACCTCGAGCCGATCAAATGGGATCTGAAGGACCCGCAGCGCCAGACGCTGTGGGGCGCGCCGGCGCCGAAAAGCTGGTTCGAGGAGGGCAGCGTTTTCGCGGGTGCAGAGGTGCGGCAGCCGGGCTTGGCGGCGTCGCCGATCATCGCGCCGTAA
- a CDS encoding fumarylacetoacetate hydrolase family protein, with protein sequence MNARLATFTIDGKTRYGAITEKGVVDLSARHGQWPTLREVIEAGALRRLAEEAGTLAADFPLDAITYDIPIPSPEKIICVGVNFPDRNEEYKDGQAAPSNPSLFIRFVNSFVGHGAPLVRPPESPQLDYEGEIVIVIGKPGRRIAEADALGHIAALSLCNEGTIRDWVRHAKFNVTQGKNFDCTGSIGPWLVPFTDEAQIADIALTTRVNGEVRQQDRTSRMIFSFRKIINYISTFTTLAPGDIIVTGTPTGAGARFEPPVWLKPGDLIEVEADGIGMLRNGVVDEAEA encoded by the coding sequence ATGAATGCCCGGCTCGCCACCTTCACCATCGACGGCAAGACACGCTACGGCGCAATCACCGAGAAAGGCGTCGTCGACCTCTCCGCCCGCCACGGCCAGTGGCCGACATTGCGCGAAGTGATCGAGGCCGGCGCCTTGCGGCGGCTGGCTGAAGAGGCAGGCACCCTCGCCGCCGATTTTCCGCTCGACGCTATCACTTACGACATCCCCATCCCCTCGCCGGAAAAGATCATCTGCGTCGGCGTCAATTTTCCCGACCGCAACGAGGAGTACAAGGACGGCCAGGCAGCCCCCTCGAACCCCTCGCTGTTCATCCGCTTCGTCAACTCCTTCGTCGGTCATGGCGCGCCGCTGGTACGGCCGCCGGAGTCGCCACAGCTGGATTATGAGGGCGAGATCGTCATCGTCATCGGCAAACCCGGCCGGCGCATCGCCGAGGCAGACGCGCTCGGCCATATCGCGGCATTGTCGCTGTGTAACGAAGGCACCATCCGCGACTGGGTGCGGCATGCAAAATTCAACGTCACGCAAGGCAAGAACTTCGACTGCACCGGTTCGATCGGCCCGTGGCTGGTGCCGTTCACGGACGAGGCGCAGATCGCCGACATCGCGCTCACCACGCGCGTCAACGGCGAAGTGCGCCAGCAGGACCGCACCAGCCGGATGATCTTTTCCTTCCGCAAGATCATCAACTACATCTCGACATTCACCACGCTGGCGCCCGGCGATATCATCGTCACCGGAACCCCGACCGGCGCTGGCGCTCGCTTCGAGCCGCCGGTCTGGCTGAAGCCGGGCGATTTGATCGAGGTGGAGGCCGACGGCATCGGTATGCTCAGAAACGGCGTCGTCGACGAGGCGGAAGCATGA